One region of Pseudomonadota bacterium genomic DNA includes:
- the dapA gene encoding 4-hydroxy-tetrahydrodipicolinate synthase, with the protein MTAQTQEFSLSGVFTALVTPFTRDAGAVDYRSLEKLIELQRAAGVQGVVVCGSTGEASTLTQQEYGEVISFVRERTKGSLSCVAGISTSSTMAAIEMAKLIKGIGCDAILVAAPPYNRPTQEGLLEHFRAIARAVRIPLIAYNIPGRSAVGFTAATLATLSREGLIAGIKESSGSIDLLADIIRAVSPICQVVSGDDSLLLAVLAYGGSGAISASANVLPREFVELTTAYAAGRIDDARKLQLGMLSKIRALFIESNPVPVKTVLALHGVIAEPTVRLPLVPLSAASLATLRAEFML; encoded by the coding sequence ATGACAGCGCAAACCCAAGAATTTAGTCTTAGCGGAGTATTCACAGCTCTCGTTACCCCCTTTACTAGGGATGCCGGTGCCGTTGATTACAGGTCACTTGAAAAATTAATTGAGCTACAGCGTGCTGCAGGGGTGCAGGGGGTAGTGGTATGTGGCTCTACCGGTGAGGCATCAACCCTTACTCAGCAGGAGTACGGAGAGGTCATCTCCTTTGTTCGCGAGCGAACCAAGGGCAGCCTGTCCTGTGTTGCGGGGATCTCTACTAGCTCAACGATGGCGGCGATAGAGATGGCGAAGCTAATTAAGGGGATCGGTTGCGATGCCATCCTGGTTGCGGCACCTCCCTACAACAGGCCTACACAGGAAGGGCTGCTAGAGCACTTTAGGGCAATTGCGCGGGCGGTCAGGATTCCACTGATAGCATATAATATTCCGGGGCGTAGCGCCGTCGGGTTTACCGCAGCAACGCTTGCAACCCTTAGTCGAGAGGGTCTTATCGCGGGCATCAAGGAGTCCTCCGGGTCTATTGATCTATTGGCCGATATTATCAGGGCAGTTTCGCCGATCTGTCAGGTTGTATCTGGGGATGATTCCCTCTTGCTGGCGGTCCTGGCCTACGGTGGAAGTGGAGCTATCTCGGCCTCTGCTAACGTACTGCCGAGGGAGTTTGTAGAGCTGACCACAGCCTATGCTGCTGGGCGTATTGATGATGCTAGAAAGTTGCAGTTGGGGATGCTTTCAAAAATTAGGGCGCTCTTTATCGAATCAAATCCGGTTCCGGTAAAAACAGTGCTTGCGCTGCACGGTGTTATCGCTGAACCAACGGTCAGGCTACCCCTCGTGCCGCTCTCGGCAGCGAGCCTTGCAACGCTGCGCGCGGAATTTATGCTATGA